A genomic segment from Acidobacteriota bacterium encodes:
- a CDS encoding SDR family NAD(P)-dependent oxidoreductase, which produces MTDQHDDTQYDGSEIAIVGMTCRFPGADTVERYWQNLRQGLESLKELSDEELLTAGVAPELVRNPRFVRRASVVEGIEELDAEFFGYTPLEAKLMDPQHRLFLECAWEIFEQAGYDPERLDQRVGVFTGAKTNTYLFSLFSNRELFNTLDNFQIALGNDLAVMATRIAHKFDLRGPAYALHTACSTSLVAVHLAVQSLLLNECRMAVAGGACVNVPQKTGYLYQEGGLLSPDGSCRTFDAEAAGSNFGNGAGAVLLKRLEDAIEDGDTVYAIIRGSATNNDGAAKASFTAPGVQGQTDVLLDAMAIAGVRAEDISYVETHGTATDLGDSIEMLALTQAFRADTEAQGFCGVGSVKTNLGHLETAAGVAGLIKTALALYHQELPPSLHFHHPNPKIDFAASPFRVVDHLEPWPRGDKPRIAGVSSFGIGSTNAHVIVEEAPVPKASPAPVREHQLLLVSARTATARDALSERLADHLEELEERGEEAAAYLADAAWSLQVGRKRFPFRRALVVQDTAGAVAALRGEGEAAAGFDLEQRQEGPPVVFLFPGLGEHYPGMAHGLYRGEPAFREALDHCAEVLEQELGQDLRPLLFPEGEEETTAAAPDLKAMLGRGSGARKASPLDDTRIAQPAVFAVEYALAQLWASWGIEPTAVLGYSLGEYVAACVAGVLPVDDALRLVARRAAKIAELEAGAMIALPLDESAAAPYLERHGLSLAGVNGPVATVAAGSVPAVEDLEKELDAAEIVYRRLPTTHAFHSSMMEPLADEVTRLAGEAALSTPEIPLVSNVTGTWMTDEEATDPAYWARHLVSPVRFGDAARTLLEAGPRVLLEVGPGQGLASFVKQHPEIPAERSALAFPSLRNLYTRRPDGEVFLTTLGKLWAAGADVDWAAVSGPGRRRVPLPTYPFERQRHWVDLPLPGAGEALPSSSGHGAVTLDKRQDLAEWFYRPEWAPLALDAAAGDAPFAAGAPVLVFADAAGMAEALGRRLAGEAPVVVVEAGEEFRRLDGEASRFTLGAAEPGVYSKLLEAATEAAGTAPGLIVHGWALDAPASFAEAQERGFYSLLFLAQALGRQSQGQPGRGQSGRGQSGRAAAVHLEVLGSGLAAVTGGETPDADRALLLGPARVAPQEMPGLSCRVVDLPRDLPRDILEAEAGDSELLDALTEAAALPVVEPVLALRRGEDEWTAYRRDYREEPLAAMEEMPSEEMPSEGSSSRLRDGGVYLLTGGLGGLGLEVARHLAQAHGAKLVLTGRSPLPPREEWQEAAQGDDSTAQRLRSVLALEEAGTEVLALAADVTDEEAMASVLDQTFQRFGRLDGVIHLAGIPGGGIIQLKTRAMAEAIVGPKVQGARVLLSLLDGLAEDRRPGFLLLFSSIASVLGEFGQADYCGANAYLDAVAEAAAAEPRGYEVLAVNWDIWNRVGLAVYTEVPEHLKAWRAEMLDKAMTPEEGVEALDRILAGDAGRLVVSTQELEGRMELGRSFTGERFLEELGLGGAAGVSAAAGPSASVAEGSASGAAGGASTGVLAGGQAALERQLSAIWQRILGVDSLNVEDNFFDLGGNSLLGLQLVQELGRQLDLQVPPVALFEHPTVASLARHLLPDAPAASAASQVLEERRRVAKGAAKGEGHSDIAIIATTGRFPGARNTEELWKNLLDGEETVTFFTDEELLEAGISRELVDDPRYVKAGSILEDVDLFDAGLFGYSPREAEVMDPQHRVFLECSWEALERAGYDPETYAGDIGVYAGSNLSTYLLQMHADPRVRASVNMLQAILGNDKDSLTTTVSYKLNLTGPSVAVQTFCSTSLVAVHMAAQALRSGECDMALAGGIRIVTPVRQGYLYEQGGIAPPDGHSRSFDAGANGSVLGQGVGVVVLKRLSEALEDGDPVFAVIKGSAINNDGATKAGYTAPSVAGQSRAVEAAYRDSGIDPSTISYLEAHGSATELGDPIEVAALTKAYRAFTDQSGFCRIGSIKANFGHLDRAAGVAGLIKTTLALSREELPPNILFETPNPKIDFEHSPFRVITERTPWPRGETPRRAAVNSLGMGGTNVHVVLEEAPEPLPTGPAGEHQLLVLSARSDTALEAATANLAQWLREHPDAELADVAWTLQVGRRNLPARRAVVASSVADAVEALAGDSPRRRLTGWCEDGEREVAFLFPGLGGQYQGMGQGLYDSDATFRNAVDRCAEILQPILGEDLRSILFEADRSDGESDEDQSSAEGEKKLDFKAMLRRGSAQPEGPLARTRFAHPALFVVQYALARLWQSWGLKPSVLLGYSLGEYVAAVIGGTLELADALQLVARRAQLIEELAPGGMLAVALPEAEAAKHAAEVSAELAVSAVNGPEQTVVAGPAEAVQALEEHLAQGEVASRRLQAERAFHSPMMEPVAQAIEELVAGFQLTEPKLPWISNVTGAEVKPEDAVDPAYWARHTLSPVRFTRGIEVLLAEPGRILVELGPGQTLASLVLQHPAAAAADPAVARPSVVGALRHDYERDDDVAFALGALAKAWLAGARPDWPSVHGGERRRRVVLPTYPFERQRYWIVTSEPGAASASARAGSGRTGGAQDVAASGALAVPGWRRTEPPPASGEVAEGRERWWLLHDPATDDGFGEEVAARLEERGAFVRRIDAVAGTELVTETAGEMPAAILDLRTTAAGIDGCEQLLALAEALAEADQQPELWLVGCNFFEVVGTETVDPAAAAVAGAAATLGHRLGLSLGVVDVDAGAAGSPRRRRAVAQLVGEVMVAPVSSGAGAMEPPVAAFRGPHRWRPTVELVAEPTIAGELSESALAGAGFHLLFDGLGDPGFVFAEALAETGAALVTVEPAGFPAREEWDGWLDSEAGASLLAKRIRRARALEERGVKVRVVDPERTDGAALAAVLDAAGEEYGELGAVVDASSAPVEEDAAAGLDHLRRVAGGLDVLAEATADARAVLLVADAAVDATAAGSGVAASSLLLEARTSLESAAAEAGRWSFVAWAPSDEARAARLLAAAVADAGRRWLVLGAGAPSLLPLVSFRREAEAPEESAVGSYERPALRVEFVAPRNDLERTIAGAWTELLGVERIGVHDHFLELGGDSLLASRLVTRLRELLELELPIRLLFEAPTVEELAQHVEELRRAEEDKDLENLLERVKGLSEEELEAELSKREAALGVEET; this is translated from the coding sequence ATGACCGACCAGCACGACGACACCCAATACGACGGCAGCGAGATCGCCATCGTCGGTATGACCTGCCGCTTCCCCGGCGCCGACACCGTCGAGCGCTACTGGCAGAATCTGCGCCAGGGCCTGGAGAGCCTCAAGGAGCTGAGCGACGAGGAGCTCCTCACCGCTGGCGTCGCCCCGGAGCTGGTGCGCAATCCACGCTTCGTCCGCCGAGCGTCGGTGGTGGAGGGCATCGAGGAGCTGGACGCCGAGTTCTTCGGCTATACGCCGCTGGAAGCCAAGCTCATGGATCCCCAGCACCGCCTCTTCCTGGAGTGCGCCTGGGAGATCTTCGAGCAGGCGGGGTACGACCCGGAGCGCCTGGATCAGCGGGTGGGCGTCTTCACCGGCGCTAAGACCAACACCTATCTCTTCAGCCTGTTCTCCAACCGCGAGCTGTTCAACACCCTCGACAACTTCCAGATCGCCCTGGGCAACGACCTGGCGGTGATGGCTACCCGCATCGCGCACAAATTCGACCTGCGGGGGCCGGCCTACGCCCTCCACACCGCCTGCTCCACCTCTTTGGTGGCGGTGCATCTGGCGGTGCAGAGCCTTTTGCTCAACGAATGCCGCATGGCCGTCGCCGGCGGTGCCTGCGTCAACGTTCCGCAGAAGACCGGCTACCTCTACCAGGAGGGCGGGCTGCTGTCGCCGGACGGCTCCTGCCGCACCTTCGACGCCGAGGCCGCCGGCTCCAACTTCGGCAACGGCGCCGGCGCGGTGCTGCTCAAGCGCCTGGAGGACGCCATCGAGGACGGCGACACCGTCTACGCCATCATCCGCGGATCCGCCACCAACAACGACGGCGCCGCCAAGGCCAGCTTCACCGCCCCCGGTGTCCAGGGCCAGACCGACGTCCTCCTCGACGCCATGGCCATCGCCGGGGTGCGGGCGGAGGACATCTCCTACGTCGAGACCCATGGCACCGCTACCGATCTGGGCGACTCCATCGAGATGCTGGCCCTCACCCAGGCCTTCCGCGCCGACACCGAGGCCCAGGGCTTCTGCGGCGTCGGCTCGGTGAAGACCAACCTCGGCCACCTGGAGACCGCCGCCGGCGTCGCCGGGTTGATCAAGACCGCCCTCGCCCTCTACCACCAGGAGCTGCCGCCGAGCCTGCACTTCCACCACCCCAACCCCAAGATCGACTTCGCTGCCAGCCCGTTCCGGGTGGTGGATCATCTGGAGCCCTGGCCCCGGGGGGACAAGCCGCGCATCGCCGGCGTCTCCTCCTTCGGCATCGGCAGCACCAACGCCCACGTCATCGTCGAGGAGGCGCCGGTGCCCAAGGCCTCGCCAGCGCCGGTGCGGGAGCATCAGCTGCTGCTGGTCTCGGCGCGCACCGCCACCGCCCGGGACGCCCTGAGCGAGCGTCTGGCGGATCATCTGGAGGAGCTGGAAGAGCGCGGTGAGGAAGCCGCCGCCTACCTGGCGGACGCCGCCTGGTCGCTGCAGGTGGGGCGCAAGCGCTTCCCCTTCCGCCGGGCGCTGGTGGTCCAGGACACCGCCGGTGCGGTGGCGGCGCTACGCGGTGAGGGCGAGGCCGCTGCCGGCTTCGATCTGGAACAGCGCCAGGAAGGACCGCCGGTGGTCTTCCTCTTCCCCGGCCTCGGCGAGCACTACCCGGGCATGGCTCACGGCCTCTACCGCGGCGAGCCTGCCTTCCGGGAAGCCCTGGATCATTGCGCCGAAGTGCTGGAGCAGGAGCTGGGGCAGGACCTGCGGCCGCTGCTCTTCCCCGAGGGCGAAGAGGAAACCACCGCCGCCGCTCCGGATCTCAAAGCCATGCTCGGCCGCGGCTCGGGGGCCCGCAAGGCCTCGCCGTTGGACGACACCCGCATCGCTCAGCCGGCGGTCTTCGCCGTCGAATATGCCCTGGCCCAGCTGTGGGCTTCCTGGGGCATCGAGCCGACGGCGGTGCTGGGCTACAGCCTGGGAGAGTACGTCGCCGCCTGTGTCGCCGGCGTGTTGCCGGTGGACGACGCGCTGCGGCTGGTGGCTCGCCGCGCCGCCAAGATCGCCGAGCTGGAGGCCGGCGCCATGATCGCCCTGCCCCTGGACGAGTCGGCGGCGGCGCCCTATCTGGAGCGCCACGGCCTGTCCCTGGCGGGGGTCAACGGTCCCGTGGCCACCGTCGCCGCCGGGTCGGTGCCGGCGGTGGAGGATTTGGAGAAGGAGCTCGACGCCGCGGAGATCGTCTACCGCCGCCTGCCCACCACCCATGCCTTCCACTCCTCGATGATGGAGCCCCTGGCGGACGAGGTCACCCGCCTGGCCGGCGAGGCTGCCCTCTCCACTCCCGAGATCCCGCTGGTGAGCAACGTCACCGGCACCTGGATGACCGACGAGGAGGCCACAGACCCGGCCTATTGGGCGCGGCATCTGGTCTCGCCGGTGCGCTTCGGCGACGCCGCTCGCACCCTCCTCGAAGCGGGGCCGAGGGTCCTGCTGGAAGTCGGCCCGGGGCAGGGGCTGGCTTCCTTCGTCAAGCAGCATCCGGAGATCCCGGCGGAGCGTTCGGCGCTGGCCTTCCCCTCGCTGCGCAATCTCTACACCCGCCGTCCCGACGGCGAGGTCTTCCTGACCACCCTGGGCAAGCTGTGGGCCGCCGGCGCCGACGTCGATTGGGCGGCGGTCTCCGGCCCCGGCCGCCGGCGGGTGCCGCTGCCCACCTATCCCTTCGAGCGCCAGCGCCATTGGGTCGATCTGCCGCTGCCGGGCGCCGGCGAAGCGTTGCCCAGCTCCTCCGGCCACGGTGCGGTGACCTTGGACAAGCGGCAGGACCTGGCGGAATGGTTCTATCGCCCGGAGTGGGCTCCTCTGGCCCTCGACGCCGCGGCGGGGGATGCGCCCTTCGCCGCCGGCGCGCCGGTACTGGTCTTCGCCGATGCCGCCGGGATGGCCGAGGCGCTGGGCCGTCGGCTGGCGGGGGAAGCTCCGGTGGTCGTGGTGGAGGCGGGGGAGGAATTCCGCCGGCTCGACGGCGAGGCTTCGCGCTTCACCCTCGGGGCCGCCGAGCCGGGCGTGTATTCGAAGCTTCTGGAAGCCGCCACCGAGGCGGCCGGGACGGCGCCGGGGCTGATCGTCCACGGCTGGGCTCTGGATGCTCCGGCGAGCTTCGCCGAGGCTCAGGAGCGGGGCTTCTACAGCCTGCTCTTCCTGGCCCAGGCCCTGGGTCGGCAGAGTCAGGGTCAGCCGGGACGGGGGCAATCGGGACGGGGTCAATCGGGAAGGGCCGCAGCGGTGCACCTGGAAGTCCTGGGCAGCGGCCTGGCGGCGGTGACCGGCGGCGAGACGCCGGATGCGGACCGGGCTCTGCTCCTGGGGCCGGCGCGGGTGGCGCCCCAGGAGATGCCGGGGCTCAGCTGCCGCGTGGTGGATCTTCCGAGGGATCTCCCGAGGGACATCCTCGAGGCAGAGGCCGGAGATTCCGAGCTCCTCGATGCCCTGACCGAGGCGGCGGCGCTGCCGGTGGTGGAGCCGGTGCTGGCTCTGCGCCGCGGGGAGGATGAGTGGACCGCGTATCGCCGCGACTACCGCGAGGAGCCCCTGGCGGCGATGGAGGAGATGCCCAGTGAGGAGATGCCCAGCGAGGGGAGCTCGTCGCGGCTGCGGGACGGCGGCGTCTACCTGCTCACCGGCGGTCTCGGTGGCCTCGGGCTGGAGGTGGCCCGCCACCTGGCCCAGGCCCACGGAGCCAAGCTGGTGCTCACCGGCCGCTCGCCCCTGCCGCCGCGAGAGGAGTGGCAGGAAGCGGCCCAGGGCGACGACTCCACGGCGCAGCGGCTGCGTTCGGTGCTGGCCCTGGAAGAGGCCGGCACCGAGGTTCTGGCCCTGGCCGCCGACGTCACCGACGAGGAGGCCATGGCTTCCGTCCTGGACCAGACCTTCCAGCGCTTCGGCCGCCTCGACGGCGTGATTCACCTCGCCGGCATTCCCGGCGGCGGCATCATCCAGCTCAAGACCCGGGCCATGGCGGAGGCCATCGTCGGTCCCAAGGTGCAGGGTGCCCGGGTGCTGCTCTCCCTCCTCGACGGACTGGCGGAGGACCGGCGACCGGGCTTCCTGCTCCTCTTCTCCTCCATCGCCTCGGTGCTGGGCGAGTTCGGCCAGGCGGATTATTGCGGCGCCAACGCCTACCTCGACGCTGTGGCGGAGGCCGCCGCGGCCGAGCCCCGAGGCTACGAGGTGCTGGCGGTGAATTGGGATATCTGGAATCGGGTGGGCCTGGCGGTCTACACCGAGGTGCCGGAGCATCTCAAGGCCTGGCGCGCCGAGATGCTCGACAAGGCCATGACCCCGGAGGAGGGTGTCGAGGCCCTGGACCGCATCCTCGCCGGCGACGCCGGTCGGCTGGTGGTCTCCACCCAGGAGCTGGAAGGGCGCATGGAGCTGGGCCGTTCCTTCACCGGCGAGCGCTTCCTCGAGGAGCTCGGCCTTGGTGGGGCTGCGGGGGTGTCGGCAGCGGCGGGACCGTCGGCGTCGGTGGCGGAAGGCAGTGCCTCGGGGGCTGCCGGCGGTGCCTCGACGGGAGTGCTGGCGGGCGGTCAGGCGGCGCTGGAGCGGCAGCTCTCGGCCATCTGGCAGCGCATTCTCGGCGTCGATTCGCTGAACGTCGAGGACAACTTCTTCGACCTCGGTGGCAACAGCCTGCTGGGGCTCCAGCTGGTGCAGGAGCTGGGGCGTCAGCTCGACCTCCAGGTCCCACCGGTGGCTCTCTTCGAGCATCCCACGGTGGCCTCCCTGGCCCGCCACCTGCTGCCCGACGCGCCGGCGGCCTCTGCGGCGTCCCAGGTGCTGGAGGAGCGGCGCAGAGTGGCCAAAGGAGCGGCCAAGGGCGAAGGCCACAGCGACATCGCCATCATCGCAACCACCGGCCGCTTCCCCGGCGCCCGCAACACCGAGGAGCTGTGGAAGAACCTCCTGGACGGCGAGGAGACGGTGACCTTCTTCACCGACGAGGAGCTGCTGGAGGCGGGGATCTCCCGGGAGCTGGTGGACGACCCGCGCTACGTCAAGGCGGGGTCGATCCTCGAAGACGTGGATCTCTTCGACGCCGGCCTCTTCGGCTACTCGCCGCGGGAGGCGGAGGTGATGGATCCCCAGCATCGGGTCTTCCTCGAATGCTCCTGGGAGGCGCTGGAGCGCGCCGGCTACGATCCCGAGACCTATGCCGGAGACATCGGCGTCTACGCCGGCTCCAACCTCTCCACCTACCTGCTCCAGATGCACGCCGATCCCCGGGTGCGGGCGTCGGTGAACATGCTGCAGGCGATCCTGGGCAACGACAAGGACTCGCTGACCACCACCGTCTCCTACAAGCTCAACCTCACCGGCCCCAGCGTGGCGGTGCAAACCTTCTGCTCCACCTCCCTGGTGGCGGTGCACATGGCGGCCCAGGCGCTGCGCTCCGGCGAGTGCGACATGGCGCTGGCGGGGGGCATCCGCATCGTCACCCCGGTGCGTCAGGGCTATCTCTACGAGCAGGGCGGCATCGCGCCGCCGGACGGCCACTCCCGTTCTTTCGACGCCGGCGCCAACGGCAGCGTCCTGGGCCAGGGCGTCGGCGTGGTGGTGCTCAAGCGGCTCTCCGAGGCGCTGGAGGACGGCGATCCGGTCTTCGCGGTGATCAAGGGCAGCGCCATCAACAACGACGGCGCCACCAAGGCCGGCTACACGGCTCCTAGCGTCGCGGGGCAGTCGAGGGCGGTGGAGGCCGCCTACCGGGACTCCGGCATCGATCCTTCCACCATCTCCTACCTGGAAGCCCACGGCAGCGCCACGGAGCTCGGCGACCCCATCGAGGTGGCGGCGCTGACCAAGGCTTACCGCGCCTTCACCGACCAGAGCGGCTTCTGCCGCATCGGCTCCATCAAGGCCAACTTCGGCCACCTGGACCGCGCCGCCGGCGTCGCCGGCCTGATCAAGACCACCCTCGCCCTGTCCCGGGAGGAGCTTCCGCCGAATATCCTCTTCGAGACACCGAACCCGAAGATCGACTTCGAGCACAGCCCCTTCCGGGTGATCACCGAGCGCACTCCCTGGCCTCGGGGCGAGACGCCGCGGCGGGCGGCGGTGAACTCCCTGGGCATGGGCGGCACCAACGTCCACGTGGTGCTCGAAGAAGCGCCGGAGCCGCTGCCCACGGGCCCTGCCGGCGAGCATCAACTGCTGGTGCTCTCGGCGCGTTCCGACACCGCGCTGGAGGCCGCTACCGCCAACCTGGCGCAGTGGCTGCGGGAACATCCCGACGCGGAGCTGGCGGACGTCGCCTGGACCCTGCAGGTGGGGCGCCGGAATCTGCCGGCGCGGCGGGCGGTGGTGGCCTCGTCGGTGGCGGACGCGGTGGAGGCCCTGGCCGGCGACAGCCCGCGCCGCCGCCTCACCGGCTGGTGCGAGGACGGCGAGCGCGAGGTGGCCTTCCTCTTCCCGGGGCTGGGGGGCCAGTACCAGGGCATGGGGCAGGGGCTCTACGACTCTGACGCTACCTTCCGCAACGCCGTCGACCGCTGTGCCGAAATCCTCCAGCCGATCCTCGGCGAGGATCTGCGCTCGATTCTTTTCGAAGCGGATCGTTCCGACGGCGAGAGCGACGAGGATCAGAGCTCGGCGGAGGGCGAGAAGAAGCTCGACTTCAAGGCCATGCTGCGCCGCGGCTCGGCGCAGCCGGAAGGCCCCCTGGCCCGCACCCGCTTCGCCCATCCTGCGCTCTTCGTCGTGCAATACGCCCTGGCTCGGCTGTGGCAGTCCTGGGGTCTCAAACCGTCGGTGCTCCTGGGCTACAGCCTGGGCGAATACGTGGCGGCGGTGATCGGCGGCACCCTCGAGCTGGCGGACGCCCTGCAATTGGTGGCGCGGCGGGCGCAGCTCATCGAGGAGCTGGCCCCCGGCGGCATGCTGGCGGTGGCGCTGCCGGAAGCGGAGGCGGCGAAGCATGCGGCGGAAGTGTCCGCGGAGCTCGCCGTCAGCGCCGTCAACGGCCCCGAGCAGACCGTGGTGGCCGGCCCCGCGGAGGCGGTGCAGGCCCTGGAGGAGCATCTGGCCCAGGGGGAGGTGGCCAGCAGACGGCTGCAGGCGGAGCGCGCCTTCCACTCGCCGATGATGGAACCGGTGGCCCAGGCCATCGAGGAGCTGGTGGCGGGCTTCCAGCTGACGGAGCCCAAGCTGCCCTGGATCTCCAACGTCACCGGCGCCGAGGTGAAGCCGGAGGACGCGGTGGATCCGGCCTATTGGGCGCGGCACACCCTGAGCCCGGTGCGCTTCACCCGCGGCATCGAGGTGCTGCTGGCGGAGCCCGGCCGCATCCTGGTGGAGCTGGGGCCGGGGCAGACCTTGGCCTCGCTGGTGCTCCAGCATCCCGCGGCGGCAGCGGCCGACCCGGCGGTGGCCAGGCCATCGGTAGTAGGAGCTCTGCGCCACGACTACGAACGGGACGACGACGTCGCCTTTGCCCTCGGAGCTCTGGCCAAGGCCTGGCTCGCCGGGGCGCGCCCGGATTGGCCCAGCGTCCACGGCGGCGAGCGGCGCCGGCGGGTGGTGCTGCCCACCTATCCCTTCGAGCGCCAGCGCTATTGGATCGTCACCTCCGAGCCCGGCGCCGCTTCGGCGAGCGCCCGAGCTGGAAGTGGCCGCACTGGGGGAGCGCAGGATGTCGCGGCGTCCGGCGCGCTGGCGGTGCCCGGCTGGCGCCGCACCGAGCCGCCGCCGGCCAGCGGTGAGGTGGCCGAGGGGCGCGAGCGCTGGTGGCTGCTCCACGACCCCGCCACCGACGATGGCTTCGGCGAGGAAGTGGCGGCGCGCCTGGAGGAGCGCGGTGCTTTCGTGCGGCGCATCGACGCTGTCGCCGGGACGGAGCTGGTGACGGAGACCGCCGGCGAGATGCCGGCGGCGATCCTCGACCTGCGCACCACCGCCGCCGGCATCGACGGCTGCGAGCAGCTGCTGGCTCTGGCGGAAGCTTTGGCGGAAGCGGACCAGCAGCCCGAGCTGTGGCTCGTCGGCTGCAATTTCTTTGAAGTGGTGGGTACCGAGACCGTCGACCCCGCCGCCGCGGCGGTGGCGGGAGCGGCGGCGACCCTCGGCCATCGCTTAGGTCTGAGCCTGGGCGTGGTGGACGTCGATGCCGGGGCCGCCGGTTCTCCCCGGCGTCGCCGGGCGGTGGCCCAGCTGGTGGGTGAGGTGATGGTGGCACCGGTGTCGTCCGGGGCGGGGGCGATGGAACCGCCGGTGGCGGCTTTCCGCGGCCCTCACCGCTGGCGGCCCACGGTGGAGCTCGTCGCCGAGCCCACCATCGCCGGCGAGCTCTCGGAGAGCGCCCTTGCGGGGGCCGGCTTCCACCTGCTCTTCGACGGCCTGGGGGATCCCGGGTTCGTCTTCGCCGAGGCGTTGGCGGAGACCGGGGCGGCCCTGGTGACGGTGGAGCCGGCGGGCTTCCCGGCCCGCGAGGAATGGGACGGCTGGCTCGATTCCGAGGCCGGCGCCAGCCTGCTGGCGAAGCGCAT